The Hyphomicrobium sp. MC1 genome window below encodes:
- a CDS encoding Spy/CpxP family protein refolding chaperone: MSFRKHLIAGALLAMLAAPSIAFAQSSSQQPPTTGYGMMGHGMMGYGNGMMGPGMMGQGYGMMGPGMMGYGGMGPGMMGYGMMGPGMMMGYGPMMQGQLAYLKAELGITDAQKAAWQDYVDAVQARVAAMQGMHATMMQAWQSGTATDRLDAHIQAMQSMLDSMKAMKPATEALYKTLADDQKKKADLLLGNGCCMM, encoded by the coding sequence ATGAGTTTCCGCAAACATCTTATCGCAGGAGCGCTGCTGGCGATGCTGGCGGCACCTTCAATCGCATTCGCGCAAAGTTCGAGCCAGCAGCCCCCTACGACGGGCTACGGAATGATGGGTCACGGGATGATGGGCTACGGCAACGGGATGATGGGGCCAGGAATGATGGGACAGGGCTACGGCATGATGGGTCCAGGCATGATGGGCTATGGCGGCATGGGTCCGGGAATGATGGGTTATGGTATGATGGGCCCCGGCATGATGATGGGCTATGGTCCAATGATGCAAGGGCAGCTCGCCTACCTTAAAGCCGAGCTCGGCATAACGGACGCTCAGAAGGCTGCTTGGCAGGATTATGTTGACGCGGTGCAAGCACGAGTCGCCGCCATGCAGGGAATGCACGCAACGATGATGCAGGCTTGGCAGTCCGGTACCGCGACGGATCGCCTGGACGCACATATCCAGGCGATGCAGAGCATGCTGGACAGCATGAAGGCGATGAAGCCGGCGACCGAAGCCCTCTACAAGACATTAGCCGACGATCAGAAAAAGAAGGCCGACCTGCTGCTTGGTAATGGCTGTTGCATGATGTGA
- a CDS encoding SHOCT domain-containing protein, translated as MLSGDGSPRRHSSSALAILEERYARGEIDREEYEQRRRHHGG; from the coding sequence ATGCTGTCCGGCGACGGAAGTCCCCGGCGACACTCGTCATCGGCTCTGGCAATTCTTGAGGAGCGGTATGCGCGAGGAGAGATCGACCGCGAGGAGTACGAACAACGCCGCCGCCATCATGGTGGCTAG
- a CDS encoding pentapeptide repeat-containing protein, which yields MREERSTARSTNNAAAIMVARGSRAALLSILAAASYYVAWPVQAFDTTLHDIVTALHNADPSHPLNLSGRNLRFFDLSGLDFKHADLAGANLLGADLTDANLSHVNLSGASLDRAIIVRTNFMDADLSGASLFTPVAYLSLEKARAEAPNFTGANFSGARIVAHFSQTSFRGANFTNAQMQWKRRDQLKTPERTQISWSDLSGATFTAANLENIMITSCNLSNADFSRASLAHADLSDSNMTRAKLDRADIDGTLFNGVEGLASVHR from the coding sequence ATGCGCGAGGAGAGATCGACCGCGAGGAGTACGAACAACGCCGCCGCCATCATGGTGGCTAGGGGTAGTCGTGCTGCTCTTCTGAGCATCCTTGCGGCAGCGAGTTACTACGTCGCTTGGCCCGTTCAGGCCTTCGACACCACGCTTCATGATATTGTCACGGCCTTGCACAACGCGGATCCGTCGCATCCGCTTAACCTTTCGGGCAGAAATCTCCGCTTTTTTGATCTGAGCGGACTTGACTTCAAGCACGCCGATCTCGCCGGGGCAAATCTGCTTGGTGCTGACCTCACGGACGCAAATCTGTCCCATGTCAACTTGAGCGGCGCGAGCCTCGATCGGGCAATCATTGTTCGCACCAATTTCATGGATGCAGATCTATCAGGTGCCAGTCTTTTCACGCCCGTCGCTTACTTGTCGCTCGAAAAGGCCAGGGCGGAAGCCCCGAACTTCACGGGCGCAAACTTCTCCGGAGCGCGGATAGTCGCGCACTTCAGTCAAACAAGCTTTCGGGGGGCGAACTTTACCAACGCGCAGATGCAATGGAAACGAAGGGACCAGCTCAAGACACCTGAGCGCACGCAAATATCGTGGTCCGACCTTAGCGGGGCGACGTTCACCGCAGCGAACCTCGAAAATATCATGATCACGTCGTGCAACCTCAGCAATGCCGACTTTTCAAGGGCCAGCTTGGCGCATGCTGACTTGTCGGATTCGAACATGACTAGAGCCAAATTGGATCGAGCCGATATTGACGGCACCTTGTTTAACGGAGTGGAAGGGCTGGCGAGTGTTCACCGCTAA
- a CDS encoding Crp/Fnr family transcriptional regulator produces MADELVRRKLDAGEDLFHQGESADSIHLIKMGSVKLTKISADGRIITLDIRKAGALIGESALLEEGVYPVGATCLETTVTCGIDKKTFEGLVTNHSDIGLVVIRNLSRRIQQLSSRVGALSEPNLEDRLYEVLVNVALEVGARGAGGWTIAFPLTHEEISFLVGAHRVSVTRALSRLRDTGRVRMSGKQLFISDKVI; encoded by the coding sequence GTGGCCGACGAGCTCGTCCGAAGGAAACTCGATGCCGGTGAGGATCTCTTCCATCAAGGCGAAAGCGCCGACAGCATTCACCTCATCAAAATGGGCTCGGTGAAACTCACGAAGATAAGCGCGGATGGACGTATTATTACCTTAGACATTCGCAAAGCGGGTGCTTTGATTGGTGAAAGCGCACTGCTGGAGGAGGGCGTTTATCCGGTTGGTGCTACTTGCCTCGAAACCACGGTGACCTGCGGGATAGACAAGAAGACATTTGAAGGATTGGTAACAAATCATTCCGATATTGGCCTCGTCGTCATCCGCAATCTATCACGGCGAATTCAACAACTTTCGAGCCGGGTTGGCGCGTTGTCCGAACCCAATCTCGAGGACCGGCTTTACGAGGTGTTGGTCAACGTCGCCCTAGAAGTTGGCGCGCGTGGTGCTGGTGGCTGGACAATCGCATTTCCCTTAACGCATGAAGAAATCAGTTTTCTGGTGGGAGCACACCGTGTCAGCGTCACTCGTGCGTTGTCTCGGCTAAGGGACACCGGAAGAGTTCGCATGTCGGGCAAACAGCTGTTCATCAGCGATAAGGTGATTTAA
- a CDS encoding group 1 truncated hemoglobin has protein sequence MTDKTLYERLGGAYAIATAADYLIDRLHTNATINNLNPKVKDFHSAQYKAGYKFMVTAWCIEATGGPKCYPGRDMFESHKHLSLTDYEFDVTAHEIRNTLYQLGVPPQEISEFMDIIERYRGKVLSRV, from the coding sequence ATGACGGATAAGACGCTTTATGAACGACTTGGGGGAGCATATGCCATTGCAACGGCGGCCGATTACCTGATCGATCGCTTGCACACCAACGCTACGATCAACAACCTCAATCCGAAGGTCAAAGACTTCCACAGCGCGCAATACAAAGCTGGCTATAAGTTCATGGTCACCGCGTGGTGTATTGAGGCGACCGGCGGACCCAAGTGCTATCCGGGAAGGGACATGTTCGAGTCTCACAAGCATCTGAGCTTGACGGACTATGAGTTCGACGTCACTGCGCACGAAATCCGTAACACGCTCTACCAGCTTGGCGTTCCGCCGCAGGAGATCAGTGAGTTTATGGATATCATTGAGAGGTATCGCGGTAAGGTCCTCTCTCGAGTCTGA
- a CDS encoding acetamidase/formamidase family protein produces the protein MTWLKNSIMAKRGVAKGKRGTSHAITEDSQGTYHYVYGPYASPVLKVDPGAVVSAETHDAMEGQIKSTDDKPSQILNFPFLNPQNGPIYVNGAEKGDCLAVYIEEIVPRGPQPVGTTCIMPEFGALVGTGDTANLQPYLPEIVKKIEVDPIKGVRWSDKLTLPYQPFIGTIGTSPEIEAISSLVPDYYGGNMDLPDVAPGSIIYLPVQKEGALLYLGDCHAIQGDGELCGFALEHPTTTTIQIDLIKNWKFRWPRLETAERIMTIGSAKPMEDAARIAYRELVYWMAEDYGFDAIEAYMLLTQVGKLRVGNMVDPKYTLGASIAKSLLT, from the coding sequence ATGACTTGGCTAAAAAATTCCATCATGGCGAAGCGCGGCGTCGCGAAGGGAAAGCGCGGCACCAGCCATGCCATTACAGAAGATTCTCAAGGGACGTATCACTATGTCTACGGTCCCTATGCGTCTCCCGTTTTGAAAGTTGATCCGGGCGCGGTCGTTTCTGCGGAAACGCACGACGCGATGGAAGGACAGATTAAGTCCACCGACGACAAGCCAAGCCAAATTCTCAATTTCCCGTTTCTCAATCCGCAGAATGGTCCGATCTATGTAAACGGTGCTGAGAAAGGGGACTGCCTCGCCGTATACATCGAAGAAATCGTACCTCGCGGACCCCAGCCAGTAGGCACAACCTGCATCATGCCGGAGTTTGGTGCGCTCGTGGGCACCGGCGATACGGCGAATTTGCAGCCCTATCTGCCGGAGATCGTGAAAAAGATCGAGGTCGACCCAATTAAAGGAGTGCGATGGAGCGATAAGCTCACACTACCCTATCAGCCCTTTATCGGGACGATCGGCACATCGCCCGAAATTGAAGCCATTTCATCGCTTGTTCCCGATTACTATGGTGGCAACATGGATCTGCCCGATGTCGCTCCGGGCTCCATCATTTATCTGCCCGTTCAGAAAGAAGGGGCTTTGCTTTACCTCGGGGACTGCCATGCCATTCAGGGCGATGGAGAACTTTGCGGCTTCGCATTGGAACATCCAACGACCACCACGATTCAAATCGATCTCATCAAAAATTGGAAATTCCGCTGGCCACGTCTCGAAACGGCTGAGCGCATTATGACGATCGGATCAGCGAAACCAATGGAGGATGCTGCTCGCATCGCTTATCGAGAGCTCGTGTACTGGATGGCGGAGGATTACGGCTTCGATGCCATTGAGGCATACATGCTTCTGACGCAGGTGGGCAAGCTTCGCGTCGGCAACATGGTCGATCCCAAATATACGCTGGGGGCCTCGATTGCGAAGTCTCTCCTCACTTAA
- a CDS encoding dihydrodipicolinate synthase family protein, whose translation MTPKFKGIIAYPITPFTSNEGIDVAALKASIDMMIADGVHAIAPLGSTGESAYLNDGEWDETAETAINQVGKRVPVVVGISDLTTRNAVRRAKFAEQAGADAVMVLPISYWKLNEQEIFAHYAAIAQSINIPIMLYNNPATSGIDMRPHFIAKMVKEIDNITMVKESTGDIQRMHQLYKLSDGQIPFYNGSNPLAFEAFVAGATGWCTAAPNLIPKLNIELFSAIEAGDLLGARKVFYDQLPLLEFIVGNGGLPPTIKAGLKIKGLDAGKPRSPLKPLSDENVAILSNLMRTLSAEPYKAAA comes from the coding sequence ATGACACCGAAATTTAAGGGCATCATCGCTTATCCGATTACGCCTTTCACGAGCAATGAAGGCATCGACGTTGCGGCGCTCAAGGCATCGATCGACATGATGATCGCCGATGGCGTGCACGCGATTGCGCCATTGGGGAGCACCGGCGAAAGTGCCTATCTCAACGACGGTGAATGGGACGAGACGGCTGAGACGGCGATCAATCAGGTGGGAAAGAGAGTTCCGGTTGTTGTCGGCATTTCCGATCTTACGACGCGCAACGCCGTCCGCCGGGCGAAATTTGCCGAGCAAGCGGGCGCCGACGCGGTGATGGTGCTTCCGATTTCCTATTGGAAGCTCAACGAGCAAGAGATCTTCGCGCATTACGCCGCGATTGCGCAGAGCATCAACATACCGATCATGCTTTACAACAATCCAGCGACCAGCGGCATCGATATGCGGCCGCACTTTATCGCGAAAATGGTGAAGGAGATCGACAATATCACGATGGTCAAAGAAAGCACCGGCGACATCCAACGGATGCATCAGCTCTACAAGCTCTCCGACGGTCAGATCCCATTTTACAATGGTAGTAATCCGCTTGCGTTCGAAGCTTTCGTTGCCGGAGCTACCGGTTGGTGTACCGCGGCACCCAATCTCATTCCAAAGCTCAATATCGAACTTTTCAGTGCGATAGAGGCGGGCGATCTCCTGGGCGCGCGCAAGGTGTTTTACGACCAGTTGCCGTTGCTTGAGTTTATTGTCGGCAACGGAGGGTTGCCGCCGACGATCAAAGCGGGCCTCAAGATCAAAGGTCTCGATGCAGGCAAGCCGAGGAGCCCGTTGAAGCCTCTTTCGGACGAAAACGTAGCGATCCTTTCGAATCTCATGCGCACGCTCAGCGCCGAGCCTTACAAGGCGGCGGCGTAG
- a CDS encoding aldolase, with amino-acid sequence MSDTLTLSKSELVSIAHQRMGTELADGDYSTRQKLALTCRILFDGGHDLGLAGQITARAEEPGTYYTQPFGHGFDEITEDNLLRVNENLETVDGRGMPNPANRFHTWIYREHPRINCIIHTHPFYCSALSMLEIPLAISHMDTCPLYEDCAFLEKWPGIPVGNEEGIIISGALGEKRAILLSHHGMLVTGSTVEEACVLALLMERAAKLQLTAMPVSDIKPVPELLAREAHDWISTPKRYSVAFNYYVRRALKSHADAIRDAA; translated from the coding sequence ATGTCCGATACACTTACACTTTCAAAAAGCGAGTTGGTCTCGATAGCCCACCAAAGAATGGGCACCGAACTGGCCGATGGCGATTACTCGACGAGGCAAAAGCTCGCGCTTACCTGCCGCATTCTTTTTGACGGCGGCCACGATTTAGGCCTTGCTGGCCAGATCACTGCCCGAGCCGAGGAGCCCGGCACTTATTACACACAGCCCTTCGGGCACGGCTTCGACGAGATCACCGAAGACAATCTTCTTCGGGTCAATGAGAATCTCGAGACCGTCGACGGTCGAGGGATGCCAAATCCAGCCAATCGGTTCCATACCTGGATTTATCGCGAGCATCCGCGCATCAACTGCATCATCCACACGCACCCGTTCTATTGCTCCGCGCTTTCCATGCTCGAAATTCCTTTGGCTATTTCGCACATGGATACGTGTCCGCTCTATGAGGACTGCGCGTTTCTCGAGAAGTGGCCGGGTATCCCTGTGGGTAATGAAGAAGGGATCATCATATCGGGAGCGTTGGGGGAAAAGCGCGCCATCTTGCTTTCTCACCATGGAATGCTCGTTACCGGCTCCACAGTCGAGGAAGCTTGTGTGCTCGCGTTGCTGATGGAGCGAGCAGCAAAGCTTCAGCTAACTGCCATGCCAGTCTCGGACATCAAGCCTGTCCCCGAGCTTTTGGCCCGCGAGGCGCATGACTGGATTTCGACGCCCAAGCGCTATTCCGTCGCTTTCAACTATTACGTCCGCCGCGCCCTCAAGAGTCACGCGGACGCCATCCGAGACGCAGCCTAA
- a CDS encoding APC family permease has product MQTTNQLKSNCLSFTELLAQAVALISPTMTAALIIPVMYSNTGDWSWLSYALGTVMLLFVAFNLNQFARRSTGSGSMYAYICRGLGLNAGAVGGWSLLWAYMGITTAGVTGFTIFSGKLLAMAGISAPPLLLSAVCVATAWFLAWKNVQLSAIMMLVCEGASMALIGLLCFIVLFRHHFAIDSAQFATSTFPASSMGLGVVVAIFSLVGFECATAFGDEAKDPLKTIPRAVVMSLLISGAFFVFVTYVMVLGTRGYSTSLDKLDAPLNVLANLAHVGILQVPLSLGAMISFFALALSCLNAGSRILYTMGRHGILPPVTATSHKTNETPHVAVTVLAAIAFLIPIAATAGGIAMLDLFNYAGTCAAFGFLVPYALITIAAPVYLKAIGQLQTKDVAVCIVALMLLAIPTVGSVYPVPAAPVDSFPYLFLAYLAIGLVWILAFHRRKPSAAADIISDLKSSHDRFVPGSGPALNAP; this is encoded by the coding sequence ATGCAAACCACCAACCAGCTGAAGTCGAACTGCCTCAGCTTCACGGAACTATTGGCCCAAGCTGTGGCCTTGATTTCACCCACCATGACGGCAGCGCTAATCATTCCCGTCATGTACTCGAACACCGGCGACTGGAGTTGGCTGTCCTATGCTCTTGGCACGGTCATGCTGCTGTTCGTCGCCTTCAATCTCAATCAGTTCGCGCGCCGATCGACAGGCTCTGGTTCGATGTACGCTTACATCTGCCGCGGCCTTGGCCTTAATGCTGGCGCCGTCGGGGGATGGTCGCTGCTCTGGGCGTACATGGGCATCACCACCGCAGGTGTGACAGGCTTCACGATCTTCTCGGGCAAACTTCTGGCGATGGCTGGAATCAGTGCGCCGCCGCTGCTGCTTTCCGCCGTTTGCGTCGCCACCGCCTGGTTCCTGGCATGGAAGAACGTGCAGCTTTCGGCGATCATGATGCTCGTCTGCGAAGGCGCCTCGATGGCCCTGATCGGCTTGCTCTGCTTCATTGTCCTCTTCCGGCATCACTTTGCAATCGACAGCGCTCAGTTCGCGACGTCGACCTTCCCAGCATCTAGCATGGGCCTCGGCGTGGTAGTGGCGATCTTCAGCCTTGTCGGCTTCGAGTGTGCAACGGCTTTTGGCGATGAAGCCAAAGATCCGCTGAAAACGATCCCTCGCGCGGTCGTCATGAGCTTGCTGATTTCCGGCGCCTTCTTTGTCTTCGTGACCTATGTCATGGTCCTCGGAACGCGTGGATACTCTACGTCTCTTGATAAACTCGATGCGCCGCTGAACGTTCTCGCCAATCTCGCACACGTCGGCATTCTTCAAGTTCCGCTTTCTCTGGGCGCGATGATCAGCTTCTTCGCGCTCGCACTATCCTGCCTCAATGCCGGATCACGCATCCTCTACACAATGGGCCGTCACGGCATCCTCCCGCCCGTTACCGCGACGTCGCACAAAACGAATGAAACACCGCATGTGGCCGTAACCGTGCTCGCTGCGATAGCCTTTCTCATCCCGATCGCGGCGACGGCTGGCGGAATCGCGATGCTTGATCTCTTTAACTATGCGGGCACCTGCGCAGCGTTTGGCTTCCTCGTCCCGTACGCGTTGATAACGATCGCTGCACCCGTCTATCTGAAAGCCATCGGCCAACTTCAAACGAAAGATGTGGCAGTTTGTATAGTCGCGTTGATGCTGCTCGCGATCCCGACTGTCGGAAGTGTCTATCCTGTGCCGGCCGCGCCCGTAGACAGCTTCCCCTATCTCTTCCTCGCATATCTCGCGATCGGCCTCGTCTGGATCCTGGCCTTCCACCGCCGCAAACCCTCGGCCGCTGCAGATATCATCAGCGACCTCAAGAGCAGTCATGACCGCTTCGTTCCTGGGAGCGGCCCGGCCCTCAATGCTCCCTGA
- a CDS encoding PLP-dependent aminotransferase family protein: MLRPWHLSLALTRGKKSVSQQIVHAVIEDVRRGRLAPGFPLPGSRELGETLGINRKTVMDAYAELEAQGWVSTQTRRGTFVAENLPQLENVSVDKRSRSRTIPLEPSFKLSRPEVTLAADLPPSKWLSFNDGAPEIRHVPIEAVARAYRNGLRSTLQLRRLGYGDPRGSEGLRSALAAMLTADRGLAAGADNICLTRGSQMGIFLAAQTLINPGDTVVVETLSYPPAREAFRRVGAEIATVHVDDDGINVEDLERVCRRKRVRAVYVTPHHHFPTTVCMTPERRMRLILLAAQFGFAIIEDDYEHEFHFSHQPMLPLASFDTAGHVIYVGSLSKLLSPSLRLGYVCAPKSLIDRMAGEVMMIDRQGDPAMEAAITELIEAGEIHRHTRKMLRHYIERRAKFADGLNAVLRGRARFNVPDGGLAFWVRFDGIDLKRLVARCREKQLHIQMPDAFSSSGQAVGALRLGFASLDVKELAAATARLGAALAETKR; encoded by the coding sequence ATGTTGCGCCCCTGGCACCTCTCTCTAGCTCTCACGCGGGGAAAGAAATCCGTCTCTCAACAGATTGTTCACGCAGTCATCGAGGACGTGAGACGCGGAAGGCTCGCGCCGGGGTTCCCATTGCCAGGAAGCCGTGAACTCGGTGAGACGCTGGGTATCAATCGAAAAACTGTGATGGACGCCTACGCCGAGCTAGAGGCGCAAGGCTGGGTTTCGACGCAAACGCGTCGTGGAACATTCGTCGCGGAAAATCTTCCGCAACTGGAAAATGTCAGCGTTGACAAGCGGTCGCGCTCCAGAACCATTCCGCTGGAGCCATCTTTCAAGCTCTCGCGGCCTGAGGTCACGCTTGCTGCCGATCTGCCGCCATCGAAATGGCTAAGCTTCAATGACGGCGCACCCGAAATACGTCACGTGCCAATCGAGGCCGTAGCGCGCGCCTACAGAAACGGCTTGCGCTCGACACTGCAACTCCGCCGGTTGGGCTATGGCGATCCGCGCGGATCGGAGGGCCTTAGATCTGCGCTCGCGGCGATGTTGACGGCGGACCGGGGCTTGGCTGCCGGCGCCGACAACATCTGTCTGACGCGAGGAAGTCAGATGGGCATTTTTCTCGCAGCGCAGACGCTCATTAACCCTGGAGATACGGTCGTCGTTGAGACGTTGAGCTATCCGCCCGCTCGAGAAGCGTTTCGGCGCGTGGGCGCGGAAATCGCGACGGTTCATGTTGATGACGATGGCATCAATGTCGAGGATCTTGAGCGGGTGTGCCGCAGGAAGCGTGTGCGCGCGGTCTACGTGACGCCGCACCACCACTTTCCAACGACCGTTTGCATGACGCCCGAGCGGCGGATGCGGCTTATTCTGTTGGCGGCTCAGTTCGGCTTCGCGATCATCGAAGATGACTATGAGCATGAATTTCATTTCAGCCATCAACCGATGCTGCCGCTGGCAAGCTTCGATACCGCCGGGCATGTCATTTATGTCGGCTCGCTTTCGAAGCTCCTGAGCCCAAGTTTGCGGCTCGGATACGTTTGTGCGCCGAAGTCACTTATCGATCGGATGGCAGGAGAAGTCATGATGATCGACCGGCAGGGCGATCCGGCGATGGAGGCAGCAATCACGGAGCTGATCGAAGCGGGCGAAATCCATCGCCACACGCGCAAAATGCTTCGCCATTATATCGAGCGGCGGGCGAAGTTTGCTGACGGGCTGAATGCGGTACTTCGAGGGCGAGCAAGATTTAACGTGCCTGACGGTGGTCTCGCCTTTTGGGTTCGCTTTGATGGCATTGACTTGAAGCGTCTGGTCGCGAGGTGCCGGGAGAAGCAGCTCCATATTCAAATGCCGGATGCATTCTCGTCCTCCGGACAAGCGGTCGGCGCGCTTCGGTTGGGTTTTGCGAGCCTCGACGTCAAGGAACTGGCCGCCGCGACAGCGCGATTGGGTGCGGCACTCGCCGAAACGAAACGTTAA
- a CDS encoding bifunctional protein-serine/threonine kinase/phosphatase: protein MARRTSIEVSIGFSSHCGARLDNQDFAAADLGSEEERALQGVLVALADGVGGSKGGRIAAELAVQNFFDGYRSQNPLGSVASAATKTMDGFNRWLNAQARTPTMKGAATTFTGVVLRGREALVLHIGDSRAWHLRGAALALLTEDHVSISSDDRAVLLRALGLEPVLRLDFIRQSLDDHDRLLLTSDGVHGVLTQQEIARLLCARKSSQADADAITAAALAAGSQDNVTALVVDFIALPSVDFDALAAEMDSLALLPPPEEGETIDGYRLEHLLSDAAYARIFVARDRENRIVLKFPKTMLLSEDGARLAFLREGFLGRQVESPYVGRTLALPEGSQSRLYIAMPFYAGESLETKISEEQVPLRDAVAIALKLSRGVASLHRRGIAHRDIKPGNVILTSDGGLKLIDLGIARVPNFKELPEKEVPGTASYMAPELFKGELGDAISDQFSLGVTIYRLFTGHYPYGETAPFTTPLFGPPIPASQYRPEMPARLEAAIMKAISLRRDDRFADVEELIYQLETGMLNVLPPRNAVPLLRRNPVLFWKSISALLIAVVIVEFLLMR from the coding sequence ATGGCGCGCCGCACGAGCATAGAGGTCAGCATAGGTTTCTCCAGCCACTGCGGTGCCCGCCTCGATAATCAGGATTTTGCCGCTGCCGATCTCGGTTCTGAGGAGGAGCGTGCACTTCAGGGCGTGCTCGTGGCTCTCGCCGATGGCGTCGGCGGCAGCAAAGGCGGCCGTATCGCAGCCGAACTTGCAGTCCAAAATTTCTTCGATGGGTATCGTTCGCAAAATCCTCTGGGCAGTGTGGCTTCGGCGGCGACAAAGACCATGGATGGCTTCAATCGATGGCTGAACGCTCAGGCTCGAACACCCACTATGAAGGGCGCCGCAACGACCTTCACGGGCGTCGTCCTTCGCGGTCGAGAGGCACTTGTTTTGCATATCGGCGATAGTCGGGCTTGGCATTTGCGTGGTGCTGCGTTGGCGCTCTTGACCGAAGATCATGTTTCGATCAGTAGCGATGATAGGGCAGTTCTGTTGCGCGCGCTGGGGCTTGAACCGGTGTTGCGGCTAGACTTCATTCGGCAGTCACTTGACGATCACGATCGGCTCCTCCTCACGAGCGACGGCGTACACGGGGTCCTCACGCAGCAAGAGATCGCTCGATTGCTTTGCGCTCGAAAAAGTTCCCAGGCTGACGCGGATGCGATTACAGCCGCAGCGCTCGCTGCCGGATCGCAGGACAATGTGACCGCATTGGTCGTCGATTTCATTGCGCTGCCATCGGTTGATTTTGATGCGTTGGCGGCGGAAATGGATAGCCTCGCGCTTCTGCCGCCTCCGGAAGAAGGAGAAACAATCGACGGCTACCGTCTCGAACATCTTCTCTCCGACGCGGCGTACGCTCGTATCTTCGTCGCTAGAGATCGGGAAAATCGGATCGTCTTGAAATTTCCAAAAACGATGTTGCTGTCGGAGGATGGTGCAAGGCTTGCCTTCCTGCGCGAAGGCTTTCTTGGGCGGCAAGTCGAAAGTCCCTATGTGGGACGGACTCTAGCTTTGCCCGAAGGCAGTCAAAGCCGGCTCTATATTGCGATGCCCTTCTATGCGGGCGAAAGCCTCGAGACTAAAATTTCCGAAGAACAGGTGCCCCTCCGCGATGCGGTTGCGATCGCACTAAAATTATCCCGCGGCGTTGCCTCGCTTCACCGCCGTGGCATCGCACATCGCGATATCAAGCCTGGAAACGTCATTTTGACGAGTGACGGAGGGCTCAAACTCATCGACCTCGGCATCGCACGCGTACCAAATTTTAAAGAGCTTCCCGAGAAGGAAGTGCCCGGAACCGCAAGTTATATGGCTCCCGAACTCTTCAAAGGAGAGCTTGGCGATGCCATCTCCGACCAATTTTCTTTGGGCGTCACGATCTATCGCCTCTTCACGGGGCATTATCCGTATGGAGAGACTGCACCATTTACTACGCCTCTTTTTGGTCCACCCATTCCCGCTTCCCAGTACCGTCCTGAGATGCCGGCGCGATTGGAGGCCGCAATCATGAAAGCCATTTCCCTGCGCCGAGACGACCGCTTTGCAGACGTGGAAGAGTTGATCTACCAGCTTGAAACAGGGATGCTGAATGTATTGCCGCCACGAAATGCGGTGCCGCTGTTGAGGCGCAATCCGGTTCTTTTTTGGAAGAGCATTTCCGCATTGCTTATCGCTGTCGTGATCGTCGAGTTCCTCCTTATGAGATAA
- a CDS encoding GntR family transcriptional regulator, with amino-acid sequence MKTDPRRRSLSERAFDQIKRDIVWCELAPGEEISEAKLSAIYNLGKAPIRHALSKLTQDGYVIAVPRSGHVIAPVTLQSVKEIFDFRLLLEPEIMERACGNVDAQRLRKLNAECTRGYTPGDRASESAFMTANYNFHMEIARCCGNSRMTAALSQTMEEMTRLLHLGFVMRERPKEMRSEHKSLIDALVKNDKALARQITVTHIQTVRALVIEGILNHTNLNGTNIALVRGR; translated from the coding sequence ATGAAAACGGACCCACGCCGTCGGAGCCTCAGCGAGCGGGCCTTCGATCAGATCAAGAGAGATATTGTCTGGTGCGAACTCGCGCCCGGCGAAGAAATCAGCGAAGCTAAACTTTCTGCGATTTATAATCTCGGCAAAGCGCCGATCCGTCATGCGCTCTCGAAACTTACCCAAGACGGCTACGTCATTGCCGTGCCGCGAAGCGGACATGTCATCGCGCCGGTCACCTTGCAGTCGGTCAAGGAGATCTTTGATTTTCGCCTTCTTCTCGAGCCTGAAATCATGGAAAGGGCTTGCGGCAACGTCGATGCGCAACGACTGCGTAAGCTAAATGCAGAATGCACTCGCGGCTACACTCCCGGCGATAGAGCGAGCGAAAGCGCTTTCATGACTGCGAACTACAATTTTCACATGGAGATTGCGCGCTGCTGCGGCAATTCTCGTATGACCGCGGCGCTGTCGCAAACGATGGAGGAAATGACGCGCCTGCTTCACCTCGGCTTCGTCATGCGGGAGCGGCCGAAGGAGATGCGAAGCGAGCACAAAAGCCTCATCGATGCCCTGGTCAAAAACGATAAGGCTCTAGCAAGGCAGATTACAGTGACCCACATTCAAACCGTTCGCGCACTGGTCATCGAAGGGATACTGAACCATACGAACTTGAACGGGACCAATATAGCGCTCGTCCGAGGTCGCTAG